A window of Mercenaria mercenaria strain notata chromosome 16, MADL_Memer_1, whole genome shotgun sequence contains these coding sequences:
- the LOC123539644 gene encoding uncharacterized protein LOC123539644 — protein sequence MYFLNKTNCALQWAIQNEANFGGKLICPEKVFLFDGNELDMFTETKYMSDGWELVDSQNSEKVSFIKIWHGQCPHISVCFRRSTQQTPRTTSLAIEMSLHVFTFQRTLEENGEKMFIQVFEDEKTPFTQNEIRCNHQIEIQINNYNDNSCETTKLKTSHDNMVAERPLASTGGELPTRLAESSLNCDKTNNADNLKFVINNKFSACSKTEHYSRVLTDGAEPRLFPHYLRQRLVLLLDPPKGPYGQDWKDLASKLGLDACIPKLQTQMHPTAELLNVLENQGKSYTDVIALFNDIGRMDCVEEMKKYFETGVTHAHLSSREPIENTCNGYERGESHLRSEESPWTGSSRHIWPSQFSSRKSINETYSKDISDSHN from the exons ATGTATTTCTTGAACAAAACGAACTGTGCGTTGCAATGGGCGATTCAAAACGAGGCAAACTTTGGAGGGAAACTAATATGCCCGGAAAAGGTGTTCCTTTTCGACGGAAATGAACTCGACATGTTTACTGAAACCAA GTATATGTCTGACGGATGGGAGCTAGTCGACAGCCAGAACAGTGAGAAAgtctcttttatcaaaatttggcaTGGTCAGTGTCCACACATATCAGTTTGCTTCCGTCGGTCAACGCAGCAAACTCCAAGGACAACATCACTTGCTATAGAAATGAGTTTACATGTGTTTACGTTTCAACGAACTTTAGAGGAAAATGGCGAGAAAATGTTCATTCAAGTTTTTGAAGATGAAAAAACGCCTTTCACACAAAATGAGATCAGGTGTAACCACCAAATAGAAATTCAGATAAACAACTATAACGATAACAGTTGTGAAACAACTAAACTGAAAACTAGTCATGATAACATGGTAGCTGAAAGACCACTGGCTTCGACGGGAGGAGAATTGCCGACGAGATTGGCAGAGTCGAGTTTAAACTGTGATAAAACAAACAATGCTGATAACCTCAAGTttgttataaataacaaattctCCGCTTGTTCAAAGACGGAACATTATAGCAGGGTGCTCACTGATGGTGCTGAACCGCGGTTGTTTCCGCATTATCTCCGACAGCGTTTAGTACTATTATTAGATCCGCCAAAGGGTCCATATGGTCAGGATTGGAAGGACTTAGCTTCAAAATTAGGCCTGGATGCATGTATCCCAAAGTTACAAACACAGATGCACCCAACTGCTGAATTGTTGAACGTGTTAGAAAATCAAGGAAAATCGTACACAGATGTTATAGCTTTATTTAATGATATTGGGCGTATGGACTGTGTTGAAGAAATGAAGAAGTATTTCGAGACAGGAGTGACACACGCTCATTTGAGTTCTCGCGAACCAATCGAAAACACATGTAATGGTTATGAACGAGGAGAAAGTCACCTCCGGTCGGAAGAGTCCCCTTGGACAGGAAGTTCAAGGCATATTTGGCCTAGTCAGTTTTCTAGTCGTAAAAGTATTAATGAAACTTACAGCAAAGACATATCTGACAGTCATAATTAA
- the LOC123539998 gene encoding uncharacterized protein LOC123539998 produces the protein MNAVKTEELRLRVESVATSLQNTKADMERLADELMSENEGKGGEGTDVGGGSGGVEGEDSGGRGGGESDGAGEEGGAGKGGKGGGEGGEGNFVEGGDGNGGKGGKGGKGGGGEGEKDSGGEGGEGNGGEGGEGGDGKGEEGGAGDGSEGGIVRRKRLLQKLELLRMLQKLEELKA, from the exons ATGAATGCAGTGAAAACCGAAGAATTACGATTACGTGTGGAATCTGTCGCGACAAGCTTACAAAATACTAAAGCTGACATGGAAAGGTTGGCTGATGAGCTAATGTCAGAAAATGAAGGTAAAGGTGGAGAAGGCACTGACGTAGGAGGAGGTAGTGGTGGCGTAGAAGGGGAAGACAGTGGTGGCAGAGGAGGAGGAGAAAGTGATGGCGCAGGAGAAGAAGGTGGTGCTGGCAAAGGAGGAAAAGGCGGTGGAGAAGGAGGAGAAGGTAATTTTGTGGAAGGAGGCGATGGTAATGGCGGAAAAGGAGGAAAAGGAGGAAAAGGTGGTGGTGGCGAAGGAGAAAAAGATAGTGGTGGAGAAGGAGGAGAAGGTAATGGTGGCGAAGGAGGAGAAGGTGGTGATGGAAAAGGAGAAGAAGGTGGCGCAGGCGATGGTAGCGAAGGAGGCATTGTGAGAAGGAAACGTCTACTTCAGAAGTTAGAACTGCTAAGAATGCTCCAGAAACTTGAAGAATTAAAG GCTTAA